A genome region from Nicotiana tabacum cultivar K326 chromosome 13, ASM71507v2, whole genome shotgun sequence includes the following:
- the LOC142168091 gene encoding uncharacterized protein LOC142168091 yields MSALESPLEALAFNYLSFGLFTVVNNIWTWLAVITAAFSFWRIKTSSALLKSALVRGDFSDDSSPSLPRTAFVPPSEHGETVAADEPASTSRGPSITAPATISPFHRVDSTKGRFTAYYKADNVLGPCNDDVDCRDSTDKEDHGESRISSQWVKSSILSNNGTVEVEDLMCNDWYQSWEKVIRTKKGEIGWYSYQDLHVIDGNIVRLWEGCRRRREAEATAFLGGVVRMW; encoded by the coding sequence ATGAGTGCATTGGAATCTCCGCTAGAAGCTTTAGCATTCAACTACTTGAGTTTCGGACTTTTTACGGTTGTCAACAATATATGGACGTGGTTGGCGGTGATAACGGCGGCTTTCAGCTTCTGGAGGATCAAAACATCCTCAGCATTGTTGAAATCGGCACTAGTACGTGGAGATTTTTCCGACGATTCATCTCCTTCGCTGCCGCGGACAGCGTTTGTACCACCGTCAGAACATGGTGAGACGGTGGCAGCTGATGAGCCTGCTTCAACTTCTAGGGGACCCTCAATAACAGCTCCAGCTACTATATCACCGTTTCACAGAGTAGACAGCACAAAAGGGAGATTCACTGCGTACTATAAGGCGGATAATGTCCTTGGACCATGTAATGATGATGTGGACTGCCGCGATAGCACAGATAAAGAAGACCATGGAGAATCCAGAATTTCCAGTCAGTGGGTAAAGAGTTCCATATTATCGAACAATGGTACTGTAGAAGTGGAGGATTTAATGTGTAATGATTGGTATCAGAGTTGGGAAAAAGTTATTAGAACAAAAAAAGGGGAAATTGGGTGGTATAGTTACCAAGATTTGCATGTTATTGACGGTAACATAGTTAGATTGTGGGAAGGTTGTAGACGGCGGAGAGAAGCGGAAGCCACCGCTTTCCTGGGTGGCGTAGTTAGGATGTGGTAG